In Myripristis murdjan chromosome 5, fMyrMur1.1, whole genome shotgun sequence, the genomic stretch atggttgcagcagcacaatggacagtgGCACAGAccacatggttgattattgattgtgcgaGGCGGCAATTCGCAGTTAATCGCTCTGCGTGCATAAAACGatttttgcggaggcaggaggaaacgaGGGAGGGACGGTCgcatgatttacgtcatatCCACGTCCGCGCTGTGCAtgcgtgactgtgcatgtgctcctGCATGAAAGCCCGTACTGTACTGAAGAACACCTCCTCCAACCGCGCCAGAGCCGAGGAAGTGTACTGTAATGAAAACATGGAACGGAACGCTCACActcaaataatccggattttggGGTCAAATTTGCTTGGGCACGAATGGGctaatgtgagtaggccctTGATCTCCTTCTCTCCTTACATCACTGTAAGTGCAATAAAAGCTTCCCAACAAGAGTAAGATTGTAATTAATCTTCATTCCTGGGGGAAACGCTACATTATGACTTTGGTGTTACAGTGTactgctctgtgttgtgtgcatCACAGTGAACTCGGTCTGCTGGGGTCCCTATGACTTTGGTCTGATCCTGGCTTGTGGCAGCTCAGATGGAGCCATTTCACTGCTCACGTTTACTGGTGACCAGCAGTGGGATGTCAAGAAGATCAGCAATGCACACACTGTGAGTTTCTCTcaaacatgctcacacacacatgcacacacaaacaaatgaataaatgagagGGTACACCCATACAGACGCTGATGACACACATCAGCTGCATGTATGCTTTGCGGTTTCATGTTTATCACCCATACCACATGAAATGTCTGTTGCGTTTGGTGTTCCAGCGTGATTATTCTGAtcaagactgatttttttttttcttaaatagaaaaacaatatacttttatattcattttgaCTGGCTGTAGTATGGTAAACTGGGCTGGTGTTattcttttttgcttttatgtaCCATTAATTCTTCCTGTTGAAATTCTGCTGTAGATCGGCTGCAATGCAGTGAGCTGGGCTCCTGCTGTAGTTCCAGGCAGTCTGATTGACCAGCCTTCAGGACAGAAACCAAATTACGTCAAACGCTTTGTCTCGGGAGGCTGCGACAACCTGGTCAAACTGTGGAAGTAAGTTCAGCTTTTAatagattttgtttattttctagGCAGTGTACACTGGAGAGAGTCAGTAACAATTGGGCCAGAGAAATAATTGCATACTTGCATATTGCATAATTGCAACATTTTGTGGGTGAACCAAACTCACCCACAAAATGTTTGTAGTGTCTCTGAGTTTTGCACTAGGAGAAACACTGAGTTGGACTGCCAGTAACCCTGAGTTTAATAGAGTaggtaatttatatttttgattcaGTAAATGCTCAAGAGACTGGTAACTTTTGGCTTAACTGTCACTCACTGTCACTTCCCGCCTCCAGGGAGGAGGACGGCCAATGGAAGGAAGACCAGAAACTGGAGGCTCACAGTGATTGGGTGAGAGATGTTGGCTGGGCTCCTTCTATAGGTCTCCCCACCAGCACCATCGCCAGCTGCTCCCAGGTGAGATTTAAAGAATGTGGATCTAAAGGGATGTTACATGTACCAGAAAGTTCCTGTCTCATACATCATCTGTCCCATGTTCTCTGCTCCAGATCATTTTAGGAAGACAGACAAATGCACCAAAGCCCTCCAAAAAAGTGACCAGATGCTCTTGTTGCACTCCCTAATGGGCTGTCGTATAACAAGTTTAGATGGGAGAGAAATTGGAAGTTTGAATGAAATGACTGGCAGCTGTTTGAGATTTACTGACAGTGTCCACTACGGGGAGCCAGAGATAATGTCACGTGCTGACAATATTCAAGAACCCCTAGTAATGAGTTTTTATACATTAATTTATGCAGAGTTCACTGGATGTGCTTGCTCTTCTGCGACAGctctctgcctcacattcacagatCCTACACATAGCTATATACACACCATGAGCTCTGTAAACTATTTAACTGGCATTTCTATCAGGTAAACATGTGCTTTGTTGTAAAATCACTTCCCCAACCACATTTTACAAACTGGCATTGGGATTCAAACCAACAACTCCTCAAGCCAGTTTTTCTGACCTGTAGGCCACTGCAGGTCTACCCCATTACCGCCATTAATTTTCATGCAGCTGCTTTTGAGTAAGTACATATAAAAGAATTCATCAAACAAGTAACATGAGATGcctcccttctcctccacctcctcccaggACGGGCGTGTGTTTATCTGGACGTGTGATGATCCTGCAGGCAACACCTGGACAGCTAAACTGCTCCATAAGTTTAATGATGTGGTTTGGCACGTCAGCTGGTCCATCACTGGAAACATCCTGGCTGTGTCTGGAGGGGACAACAAGGTACAGTATATGTACACTTCTTCATAAATagtacatgtacatacactCAGACATGGCAGCTGGAATACACAGACACTTAAAATTTGCATGCACATAAAGTGGTGgattgaatgtgtgtgagaaaaatgaTAACCCAGATATTTTTCCCAATATTGTGATTATGATTAATAATCACTTTTGTGTCCTTGTTCcaagaaatgtttatttttacccCACTTAttgtgtacatgcatacatttcCATATGTTCCTCTTTGTGTCACTGCTGTGAgaaatgaatgcacacactTCCACTGACgtgttttctccctctgcagGTAACCCTTTGGAAGGAATCAATGGACGGACAGTGGGCGTGTATCAGCGACGTCAGCAAGGGCCAGGGAGCCGTCTCCtccatcacagacacacagcagaatgaacagtgacacacacacacacacacacacacagcagtgaccCCTGACTCCTTAATAGATGACCGTAATCCTCAaagatgaaatatgaaacaaagtTGAAATTCGGAAGAAGCAAAACTCATGCACACCACTTTCTAAATATTTTGGGCTGTAACTAGGTTGTTTGACATCAGCTTTGTGATATTCATGAGTTCAGATGTCAGACACTTGCCTCGGCTTGACATGTACCTTGTCTTGGATAGAATAATAGCTCACATTTATCGGACGAGGTAAGGGACCCCCACATAGTTAGAAGGAAAATGTCCACAAGGACTATGCTTCCTTTCCTCTTCAGATACGTTGTATGCTTGGAAATATGACCATGATTGAATataagtaagtaaaataataagtaaaataagtaagtaagaaTTTTAAGAGCTTATATGCACTCCACaatttcttgttttcatttcttctcAGTTCAGGCTTTGTACACACTGATCCAAACATAACTTGGTTATGTTTGGATCAGAAAGTGCACACCCAACCTAACCCTCATGCTCCATCCCCAAGCTGGTAGACAAATGCTCCCATGATGCTCAGCTCCTGAAACATTCCGAAACCCTACCCTACCAACATCCCAGACTGTCCCAGCATCCTCTGCAACAACTGCACCACTTACCCCCTCTCACTTCACAAACCTGATCCACATTGCCAAACAGCTGACTGAAACTCTGACCCACCATGCGACATAATTCATCTGGTCGCTCCTGCAGGTTTGATCAGATGACACAAGTTTCCCTTTTCTGGACTCCAAGTCATTTTtaccaggaaaaacaaacaaaccggCAGTTACTGGATGACACAAACTGCTAAACAGGGCTTTATATTTAACAGGTTTTTCATACCATACCAAcagtctgttgtgttttttttttttctttatcattattattatggaaTACATGCAGTGCAAAACCAGCCTTACCCCTGGACAGACAGATAACAAATCCAAGTATTCTCATGGGCGACTTGACTGTCTACTTCTATTTTGAAACCCCGTCTCTTGCTTCCAACTAGGAATGATAAATTATCAATCATTAAGTGATTTTTATTAGTAATTTTGAGAACAGTATAAATTGTTTTCCACAGATGGTTCATTTGGTATTTGCTGGTTGTCACCCAAAAGCAAATGAACAGCTATTTTGTAAACTGAGATTGGACCTTAATTAATAAGCTAACCAGTATATTGCTGTGGCAACCAGACCTGAATAAATGAACATGTGGAAAAAGCAACTACAAATGGAAATTGAttgtaaaatgcaaaactatttgtgttttttttcccccttcagtTTCACAGTTATAAGACATGAATGCTATGTTTTTCATATGTTGTAATTAAATAACTACAATGTAACAAagctgtcctgttttgtttcttaTAATTTGTCATATTCAGATTGTAATGTAATGCAATTGTAATATACTTgacagtgattggttaattccaaAGCGGCTGTTTGGTTAAAATCAAGAAGTGTTGTGCTGATCTGTTTCTGTTCTCCTTCCTCACATTTAGGAAAGAGTTGTCTGAAgtagctgctgcagcactgatGCAGGATGCCTCGCTGAAAACTTATGTTGAAACGAATTTAGATGACCTATATATATGAccattatatatttatatgacCATATAAAAGAATTTATATGACCTGTTTAagttttgtgctgtgttgttgaACAGggggaaagcagagagagagattgtgtgacGTGTGTTTACAAAAGTTTCCATGGGAACCAGAGTATATTAACTGTAAAGAAACATGCAAATTCCTTGTTAGATACAGGAATTATCATGTTAccagttttggtttgtttttcccatGAAGGAAATTGGTCAGTTTCGGCCACTTTGTTGCAGCCTCCTTGGCAGATAATCAGTCATTGTTAGGAGATCTTATCCTGTTCTGTTCAGCTTCCCTGTTTCAAGTCTGCTGCCCATATACCTGACACTGTAAAATCAAGACAACAAAATATCCAGCCTTTCCTTATCTAAAGCTTGCTTTGCAGTTTCATCCACTTACTCATTTCCTTCAATCCCTGAAAGGCCcagaacacaaagaaaacatctGAAGCATCTAGactttgaactttaaaaaatatcagaaaaccAGAAGTACCATACAAGGTTCTCCTGCAGCATTTTCAGGTCTAGATGGCCCCTATTTTTTCTTAGTTTATAAAGTGGTATGTAAGTACAAGTTGTGGATGCTGTCTAAATAAAACTATGTAAGTCAAGCAGGAGCTTCAGAAACAGGTTTATCTATATGCAGTTCTCTGTTGAATCCTGCCAGACTGATCTGATGGGAAGCTGTGACCTCAACATGACTGTGAACCTGACCCGCCAAATAATGTGCTGTAAAAGAGACGGTCTATTGCTTTATTAATGTCACTTTT encodes the following:
- the sec13 gene encoding protein SEC13 homolog; the protein is MVSVINTVDTSHEDMIHDAQMDYYGTRLATCSSDRTVKIFDVRNGGQILVADLRGHEGPVWQVAWAHPMYGNILASCSYDRKVIIWKEENGAWDKMYEYTGHESSVNSVCWGPYDFGLILACGSSDGAISLLTFTGDQQWDVKKISNAHTIGCNAVSWAPAVVPGSLIDQPSGQKPNYVKRFVSGGCDNLVKLWKEEDGQWKEDQKLEAHSDWVRDVGWAPSIGLPTSTIASCSQDGRVFIWTCDDPAGNTWTAKLLHKFNDVVWHVSWSITGNILAVSGGDNKVTLWKESMDGQWACISDVSKGQGAVSSITDTQQNEQ